The nucleotide window CTTCTTCTACACTAAATACCCCCTTGCCCTTAGGTCTTTTTATACCAAGACTTTCTAAAAGTTTATCAAACTTTTTTCTATCCTCTGATTTATCAATATTCTCTGCAGTAGTTCCTAAAATATTAACTCCCATTTCTTCTAAAAATTTAGCCAGTTTTATAGATGTCTGACCGCCATATTGCAGTATTACTCCGTAAGGTTTCTCTTTTTCAATCACATTTAAAACATCTTCCTCTGTAAGAGGTTCAAAATAAAGTTTATCGGCAGTATCAAAATCTGTACTTACAGTTTCAGGATTATTGTTTATTATTATAGACTCTATATCTTCTTCTTTCAATGCTAATACTCCATGAACACAGCAATAATCAAACTCTATTCCCTGTCCTATTCTAATTGGTCCTGAACCTATAACAACTATTTTCTTTTTAGAAGAAACTTCTACTTCATCTACATAATCATAAGTAGAATAATAATATGGAGATACCGCTTCAAACTCTCCACCACATGTATCAACCATCTTATATACTGGATTTATATTATATTTTTTTCTCAAATAATATATATCCTTCGGACTAGAATTTGTAAGTTTTGCTATACCTTTATCTGAAAAGCCCTTTTTCTTAAGGAAAAGTAATTTTTCCTTGTCTATTTCATTAATATTTTTTCCTCTTATGCTTTTTTCTAAATCTACTATACCTTTTATCTTATCAATATAAAATTTATCTATGCCCGTTAACAAACATATCTCCTCTACTTTTACATTTCTTCTTAAAAGCTCAGCCACAATAAATAATCGTTCATCATCTCCTAGCTTTGCTTTTTCCTTCAGCTCATCTAAACTTAAATCTTTTAAATATTTTTTATCTAAATTGTATTGCCCTATTTCTAATGACCTTATACCTTTTAATAAAGCACTTTCGAAATTATTTCCTATAGCCATTACCTCTCCCGTAGCCATCATTTTTGTTCCTAAAATCCTATCTCCCATATCAAATTTGTCAAAGGGCCATTTTGGTATTTTGACTACACAATAATCCAGCGTTGGTTCAAAACATGCAAATGTCTTTCCTGTAACATCATTCCTTATTTCATCAAGATTGTACCCTATAGCTATTTTAGTCGCTACTTTAGCTATAGGATACCCAGTGGCCTTCGAAGCTAAAGCTGATGAACGACTTACCCTTGGATTAACCTCAATGACATAATATTTAAAACTCTTAGGGTCAAGCGCAAACTGTACATTACATCCACCTCTTATTTCTAAGGCTTCTACTATCTTTATTGAAGCATCTCTAAGCATTTGATATTCTTTATCACTTAATGTTTGAGAAGGCGCTACCACTATACTATCTCCTGTATGAACTCCGACAGGATCAATATTTTCCATATTGCACACTGTTATAGTATTACCTTTATTATCTCTTATCATTTCGTACTCTATTTCTTTCCAACCTTTTACACTTTTTTCAAGTAATACTTGATTTACCATACTATATTTTAAACCTTGTGAAACTATTTCCTTAAGCTCTTCTAAATTGTTAGCTATTCCTCCTCCACTTCCACCTAATGTATAAGCAGGTCTTACTACTAGTGGAAATCCTATTTTTTGACTGCATTTTACTGCCTCATCAATACTATTTACTATCTGACTTTCTATTACAGGCTGACCTATTTTTTCCATAAGCTGCTTGAATTTTTCTCTATCTTCAGCTTTCTCAATAGAATTTATATCTGTACCCAACAAATTTATATTATATTTTTGAAGTATTCCTCTATTCCATAATTCTACTGTTAGATTTAAAGCATTTTGTCCTCCCATTCCAGCTATAATACTATCAGGTCTTTCTTTATCTATTATCTTTTCTAATGCTTTTAAAGTTAAAGGCTCTATATATACAGCATCTGCAATCTCTTTATCAGTCATTATAGTGGCAGGATTGCTATTTACAAGTACAACTTCAAGACCTTCATCTTTAAGAACTTTACAAGCTTGTGTTCCAGAATAGTCAAATTCAGCTGCTTGTCCTATTATTATCGGTCCAGAACCTATAACTAAAATCTTTCTTATATTTTTTATCAATGGCATTATAATTCCTCCCTCTGTATCATAAGTTTAAACTCATCAAATAAATATGCCGTATCATGAGGTCCTGGCGAAGCTTCCGGATGAAACTGTACACTAAAAAGAGGCATTGTTTTATGTCTTAATCCTTCAATACTTCCATCATTTAAATTAACATGAGTTATAATTACTTCTTCATTTAAGCTGCTTTCTTCTACTACATATCCATGATTTTGAGAAGTTATATATATTTTATTTTTTACTAAATCTTTTACAGGATGATTAGTTCCCCTATGTCCATATTTAAGTTTTATAGTTTTAAATCCAAGTGCTAAAGAAATTAATTGGTGTCCTAAGCATATACCAAACATAGGCTTTTTACCTATAAGTTTTTTAATGTTTTCTATTATCTCGGTTAGCTCTGCAGGGTCTCCGGGTCCATTAGATAAAAATATTCCATCAGGATTATCCTCAAGAATTTTTTCTGCTGGAGTAAAGGCTGGATAAATTATAAGTTCCATATTTCTCTTTAAAAGAGAATTTAATATATTTTTCTTTACCCCAAAATCCAATACTGCAACTTTATAAGTTTTTGGTTTTAAATTGTATATTTCTTTTGTCGTTACTTTTTCTACTGCTTTATTATTTTTAAACTGCTTTATTTGCAGAATATCTTCTTTTTCATAATCTCTATTTATCACTATTTTTCCAGCCATTGAACCTCTTTCTCTTATAAATTTTGTTAAAGCTCGTGTATCTATATTTTTTAATCCAACTATTTTATTTCTTACAAGATATTGTTTTAAATTTTCCTCTCCACGCCAATTAGAAAAATCATCATAAATTTCTCTTACAATAAAACCTTTTACTTTAGGACTAGAGGACTGTAAATCTTCACTATTAACTCCATAATTTCCGATAAGAGGATAAGTCATCACTACAATTTGTCCATAATATGAAGGGTCAGTAAGTATTTCTTGATACCCTGTCATACCTGTATTAAATACAACTTCCCCAACTGATTCACTCTGATACCCAAAAATTTCGCCCTCAAACTTAGTTCCATCTTCAAACAGCAAATAACCTCTCATGAAACTCCTCCTTATAAATTTAGTCATTCAAAGCATGACAATAATAAAAGCTACCGGGAAAACAAAAAGAAATTTTATACATGATTTGATTAATAAACAGGTCACCAGAGGAGTAAAAAATATGTTATATATTAAAAAAGACAGAACTTATTCTATATGAATAATTTCCGCCCGCAAGACATAAGAGTCTGTATATTTAATATGCAATTTGAATATTTATGCATTTAACCCTAAAAAAATTTCCTCTTCATCTCACCTTACTGGCCTCACGGGACCTGTTTAAAGGTATATTTAGTTTTTCCTTTTTAATATGCTATCACATAAAAATAATAGTGTCAAGCACAAATATGCACCAAAATAGCCTGAGATAAATTTCAGGCTATTTTAACGCTCCTTCTGTATATCTATTCGCAGGATTCCATAATAAAAACTCACTTACTCCATTATCTTCCAATGCTCTAATTTGAGCCTTTACCTCTTTTATACCATATTTAACATGTCCCTTAACCCATGTTGCAGTAAAATCCTGAATCCAAGGTCTTATTATAGCTGGCGTTTCAATATTTTTATTTCTCATAAGTGCATCTTTTATTCCACGGTCTATAGTTTCATACGGATAAGCATCTGGAACTGAAAGTCCATATACTCCATTTCCATAATGACTTGGGTACATCATAGGACACACATAATCAACTATATTGCTTATCGCTTCCCAATACTGACCTATTCCCATGTCATCGGCAACTGAACCAACTAAACCATATATATCAGCAGAAATATATACTTTTAAAGGTGAAAGCTCCTCTCTTGCATATTTTAAATACCTCTGTATAGTCAGTGGCTTTGACTCTCCCAAAGTATTTTTATAATCTAAATACTTATCCATTTTACCCCCATTTGAAGCAGGAAATCTAACGTAGTCAAATTGAATTTCATTAAACCCAACTTCTGCAGCTTCTTTAGCTATACTTATATTATACTCCCATAAATTTCTATCATGTGGAGAAACCCATATTATGCCATCCCTGTTTGTAAATGGTTTACCACTCTTTTTATAAGTTATAGCCTTATCTGGATAAGCTCTAGCATATTTAGGGTCTTTAAATGAAACTATTCTTGCTATAGCATAAATATTGTTTTCCTTTAATTTCTTCATAAAGGCTTCTATATTTTTTATAGGTGCTTTATTATTTGCTGTTGTTCCAAATTTTTCAGCTGTCTTAGTAGGAAATAATACATTTCCATTATCGTCCTTAACATCTATTACAAATGCATTTATGTCTGTTTCCTTAGCCATTTCAATAAGCTTGTCTAATCTACTGTTAGAAGCTGAATGAATAGTTACATATACACCCTTAACTTTCACTCTTGGATTTCCTTCATATTCTTCTACCTTTGCTTGTGGCGACAAATCAAGGTCTCTGTAGGCCTCACCTAAAAGTTCCATTCTATCTGCAACAGTATATTTAGCAGAAATCCATCCTTCATTGTTGAATTTTTCATTCTCAAATTCAATTTTATACCAAGTAACTTCACCTGCTTCATTAGTAAGTTTATCTAATACTTTAACAGGTAATCCTTTTACTACACTTCCTATAATTTTTGCATCTTTACTTCCCTCTGCTCTAACATTTAATTTACTTGCACTTATATATACAATATTTTCACTTTTTTCACTAATTTGTTTATTTTTTTCTAAATCATCTTGTTCTTTTTCATCTTTAGCTTTTTCATCTTCAGTCTTATTTTCTTCACTATCAATTACAGTCACACTTTCATCTTTCTCTTGTCCATCAATAGAAGCTGTAGTTTTTATACTACAACCGGCTAAAGCAATACTTAAAAATACAAGTACTATTAAAAATACTGCGATTCCTTTTTTAACCATTAATCCACCTCTTCCTAAAATTTTATAGCCAAATAAAAACAATATAAAATTTAAACTCTGCAAGTAAATACCTATAGTAATCATTATAACACGTTTAAATCTTCCTTTACAGTAATTGATGTATATAATTTTTGTATATTTATTGGTAATATTAATTGTAATATACAAAAAAATATTAAAAAAAGGGTTACAAATATTTAAAAAAAATATTACAAATTTCTACAAAATATACATCATATAGATGTTATAATTCTAACTGTAATATAATGAAATATATACATATATTTCAAAATTAAAAATCTCAAAAAATGGAAAATTCGGAAGTGGTTTTGTGAAAAAATTAAAAATGAAAAGTAAAATAGTTAAACCAAAAGCGAACTCCTCAGGGTTCGCTTTTTTCTATTTATTCTTCAATTTTATTTGTCAAAGTTCCTATTTTCTCTATATAGCATTCTATTACATCTCCGGGTTTTAAAAACTTGAAAGGTTTAAATCCTAATCCAACACCAGCAGGAGTACCTGTTATAATAATATCTCCAGCTTTTAACTTCATTCCCTTTGATAAATCACTTATTATATAAGGTATATCAAATATAAAATGCTTAGTATTGGAACTTTGTCTAACTTCTCCATTTATTTTGCACATTATATCTAATTCCACAGGAAAATCTATTATACTTTTATGAGCTATGTAAGGTCCCATCGGACAAAAAGTATCTAAACTTTTACCTTTAAACCACTGTCCATGCTTTCTCTGAATATTTCTTGCAGATATATCATTTACAATCGTATATCCGAAAATATATTTTTCTGCTTCTTCCCTTTTTATATTTATACCATCTCTGCCTATAATTACTGCAAGCTCTACTTCATAATCTATCTTATCTGTTATTTCTGAATGTTTTTTTATTATATCTCCATCTCCAATAGCAGGGTCAGCTATTTTAGAAAAATATATAGGAAATTTAGGTATTTCATCACTTCCTCCCGGAAGCCCTATAGTTTCCTTAGCATGATCAAGATAATTTTTTCCAAGACAAATCAAATTTCTCCTTGGATAAGGTATTGGAGCACAAATTTTTACTTTTTCTTTTTCTATCTCTTCATAAGTATTTTTTCCTAAAGCATTTTTTATATCATCTATCAATTCATCATCAGCTAAGTCTATAAATTCCAACATTGTTGCTGGAGTTTTTTTATCTAAACTTTTAAATATTTCTCTCATAGGTATTATTGTATTTTTATCTTTTAATACTACACCTACTTCTTCTATACCTTTATATTTGTAAGTTGCAAAATACACACTACCACTCCCTCTCTCTTTATCTCTTTAAGATATTTTAAATTATTCTATATCGTTATTCAAAACCCTTTTAACAAAACTAACATTTTAACCATCAGTTTGAATAATATTTACAAGGGTATAAAAAATATATAAATTATTTGAGGTGATTTTATGAAAATAACATTTTTAGGTGCAGCAAATACTGTAACAGGTTCAAATTATCTTATAACAACTGACAAATATAAATTTCTAATAGACTGCGGACAATTTCAAGGCAGTAAAGAAATAGAAAAATTAAATTTTAAAGAATTTAACTTTTCTCCTTCTGAAATTGACTTTCTCATACTTACCCATGCTCATCTAGACCACAGCGGTAGAATTCCAAAACTAGTAAAAGAAGGCTTTCACAATAAAATATACTGCACAAGACCAACTGTGGATTTATGTGATATACTCTTAAAAGACAGCGGTCATATACATGAAATGGAAACAGAACTGGAAAATAAAAAAAGAAAAAAAGCCGGTCTTGAAGAAATCTCCCCTCTATACACCGTAGAAGATGCTGAAATAAGTATGCAGTACTTTAATCCTATACCATATGATGAAATAATAAATATTAATAGAGATATTAAACTTAGATTGAAAGATGCAGGTCATCTACTTGGTTCTGCCATAATAGAATTGTGGATTACAGAAAATAATACTGAAAAAAAATTAGTTTTTTCAGGTGATTTGGGTACTAAAGACAGACCTCTTCTCAAAAATCCCAATTACATTACTGAAACTGATTACCTTATAATAGAATCAACCTATGGCAACAGAGTCCATGAAAATGCCAGTGAAAGAATTTCTAAACTTGTAAATATAATATTAAATACTATAAAAGAAAACGGTAATGTTATAATTCCTTCATTTGCTGTCGGCAGAACACAAGAAATCATATATGAACTCAATAAATACAATGAAAGTCAAGAAAATTCCAATATATTTTCAAATATCCCCATTTATATTGATAGTCCACTGGCTATATCTGCAACTGAAATATTCAAAGAACACATCAATTATCTTGATGAAGAAACTAGAAATTATATCTTAAGAGGAAAAGACCCTCTAGATTTTAAAAATTTAAAATTTACTCACTCTATTATTGAATCAAAGAAAATAAATGTCGATTCAAATCCCAAAATAATTATTTCTGCAAGCGGTATGTGTGAAGCAGGTCGAATAAAATATCATCTTAAAAACAATCTCTGGAAAGAAAATTCAAGTATCATATTTGTCGGCTATCAAGCTGAAGGCACTTTAGGAAGAGAAATTCAAAATGGAGCTAAAACAGTTAAAATTTTTGATGAAAACATAAATGTAAATGCTAAAATTTATTCAATAGAAAGTTTTTCTGGTCACGCTGACATGAACGATTTAATTAAGTGGATAGGCCACTTTAATAAAATGCCTAAAAAAACATTTATTGTTCATGGTGAAAAAGATTCAACTGCAAATCTTAGTAATCTTATAAAAGAAAACTTTAAACTCGATACAATAATTCCTAATTTAAATGAAAGCTTTGAAATTTAAAAATACAAATCAAAATTTAGTTGCAAACGCAACAAATTTTATGTATAATATAGTTGCATTTGCAACTTTTTTTATTTATCGGGAGTGATTTTATAATGAGGTGTCTTGATAATTCTATTGGAAAGTGGATTTCCATACTGCACAGATATGCTAAATGCTATATAGATAGAGAATTAAAAACATATAATATAGGTTCAGGTCAATTTATATTTCTCGTTCTTTTATTTAAAAAAGACGGTATTAATCAAGAAGATATTTCTAAAATAATTAACATTGATAAAGGTACTACTGCAAGAGCATTAAAAAAATTAGAAAAAGAAGGCTATATAAAAAGACAAATAGACCCTGATGACAAAAGAGCCTACAAAGTTTATATAACTGAAAAAGCTTTAAGTATCAAATCTAAAATATTTAATGTTTTAAAGAAGTGGACAGATATTTTATCATCAGATTTTACTGAAGAAGAAAAAGAATTAGCTTTGAAACTTTTACAAAAAATGTCACAAAATGCTTCAAATTATATAAAGAAAAATTATAAATAACTTAATTCTTTTTTTGAGGTGATTGAAAATGAATACAAGAAATCACATGTTAGGCAATGAAAAAATGAGTAAATTATTATTCAAACTGTCGCTACCAGCTACTATCGGAATGATTGTCAATGCACTTTACAACTTAATTGATACTATATTCGTAGGCAGAGGCGTTAGTCCCTTAGCTATAGGAGGATTAACAATAGCTCTCCCTATTCAAATGATAATAATGGCTTTTGCTCAAATGATAGGCATAGGAACAGCTTCTTTAATTTCAAGGAGTCTTGGAGCAAAAGATATTGAAAAAGCAGATATGGCTTCAGGAAATGCATTTTTAGCTATAACAATACTTTCTACTTTAACTATGATATTTGGACTCATATTTATTGACCCTTTGCTTAAATTCTTTGGTGCTACAGAAAAACTTCTGCCTTATTCAAAAGCATATTTATCTGTAATATTCCTCGGCAGCATATTTTATTCATTTGCAGTTGCTTCTAATAATATTGTAAGAGCCGAAGGAAATGCTAAAGTTGCAATGTTTACAATGATTGTAGGTACAGGTTTAAATATTATTTTAGACCCTATATTTATTTTTGTACTTAAATTAGGAATTAAAGGAGCTGCATTAGCTACTATCATCTCGCAGTTTGTATCATTTTTATATATATTAAAATATCTTTACAGCGGAAAAAGCTCTATAAAAGTTAAACTTCATCACTTAAAACCCAATAAGGAAATTTTAAAAGAAATTTTTTCAATAGGTTCTTCAGCCTTTGCAAGACAGACAGCAGGAAGTATACTAGCAATTATAATCAATAATTCTTTAAAAACATACGGTTCAGATGCAGCAATAACTATATATGGTATCATAAATAGATTTATAATCTTCTTATGTATGCCAATATTTGGTACAGTACAAGGTATGCAGCCTATAGCTGGCTTTAACTATGGTGCTAAAAAAATTGATAGAGTTAAAGAAGTAGTTAAATTATCTATAATTACAACTACTGTTCTTGCATCTTTTGGAGCTCTAATTGCACAAATTTTCCCTATATCAATAATGAAATTGTTTGGATTAAAAGACAATTTAGCAATTGAAGGCTCTAAAGCTCTTAGAATAGTAATTTCTATGCTTCCAATAATAGGAATACAAATAGTAGGAGCAACTTTTTTTCAATCTATCGGAAAAGCTGTTCCTTCACTAATATTATCATTGTCAAGACAACTATTATTTTTTATTCCTATTGTTCTCATATTGCCACATTTTATAGGTCTATATGGAATATGGCTTGCTTTCCCTATATCCGATATTTTATCAACAATAATTACTACTTCACTTGTAAAAAGAGAAATGAAAAAAATATCTTTAAAAACTATTTAAGGCATCCCACACCGGATGCCTCTTATATTTCTAATCCTTCACATAATATCATCTTTTTATCTTTATTTATATCACTGCCAATTGTAGTCAAATAATTTCCTACTAAAGCTGCATTTACTCCTGCTTTAAAACCTATATTTTGTTTATCCTTAATAGCCATTCTTCCACCTGCATATCTAATATAACTATCAGGAATTATATATCTATAAACAGCCATTGTCTTTAATATTTCAAATGGATGTAAAATTTCTTTATCCTCTAGAGGAGTCCCCTTTATAGGATTTAATACGTTAATTGGAATCGATTTTACTCCCAATTCCTTAATTTCAAATGCCATTTTTACTCTGTCCTCTAAACTTTCGCCTAGTCCTATTATTCCTCCACAGCATATGTCCATACCTGCATTAATAACATTTTTAATTGTCTGTATCCTCTCTTCATAAGAATGTGTTGTGCAAATTTCTTGATAATAATCTTTACAAGTTTCAATATTATGATGATACATACTTACTCCAGATTCTTTAAGCTTTAGTACTTGCTCATAACTTATTACTCCATGAGATGCACAAAGCTTTAAGTTTGTATCTCTATTTAATCTTTTATATATATCAAGAAGTTTATCAAATTCTTTTCCTTTAATACCTTTACCGCTAGTTACTAAAGAAAATCTATGTGCTCCTGCCTTTTCCATTTCTTTAGCTCTTTTCAATATTTCATCATAATCTAGCAAGTTATATTTCTTTACATCTGTATTATAATGAGATGACTGAGCACAAAACTTACAGTCTTCTGAACACATTCCAGATTTAGCATTTATAATAGTACATAAATCAACTTTTTTGCCCATAAACTTTTCTCTTATCTTATTTGCACCCTGAAATAAATACTCTAAAATTTCCATATTATTGTCATCAATATTTATTAAATCTAAAGCTTCTTCATAAGTAATATCCTCACCTTTTAAGACCTTATCCGTTATTTTTAATATCAACTCTTTCATGTTAATTAACATAGCTCCTTTATTCATATATATTTTCTACCTGCCCTTCTTATTGCAGGTAATACTTTAACTGCTGTAATTGCAACAATAAAGCACTTTACTAAATCTTGAATTATAAAAGGATAAAAGCCATATTTCATTGCCGTATTAAAATCTATGGCTTTGCCTAAATAGGTATTAAATATTACATATAAATAAGGTACACCAACAATATAAACTGCACCAAGTCCTATTACAGTCACTATAAATAATTTTATTAGTCCATTAATTCCCGTTATATCATTTATTTTTTCTGTTAATTTTCCTATTATAAATCCACATAATATAAATCCGATTAAATAACCAAAAGTAGGTTTAAGTACATATGAAAAACCACTCATGCCTCCTGCAAATACAGGTAAACCTATGAGCCCCATAAGTACATATACAAATTGAGAAAGAAAACCTAGTTTACTTCCTAATAAAACTCCAGCATACATACAAAATAATATCTGCAATGTTATGGGTACTGGTTGTGTAGGTATTTTTAGATATGCACCTATTGCAGTAAGAGCTGCAAATAATCCAACTAAAATCATATCTCTTGTACTAATTTTCATAACCAAGTTCCTCCTTGATTAGCCATATAATACTAAATATAGAGTAATCTAAAATATATTCTTTGTCAACTAATTTCGTAAATTTAGTTTACTATAAAAGTTGACAATAGAATTTTTAAAAAATCTTTCAGATTTTTCTCAACTATTCAAGGAGTTCTAATGGTTGTTTTATATATGGTCTAATTCCGTTTTTCTTTTCATGCTCTATTAATATTCTATCTATAATTGTCTTATCATTTTTCATATTATTTACCAGCTCAATAGGTATACTTTGACTAAAAGGACATGCCGATAAACACACTCCACAATCTGTACCTACTTTTCTCCATACAGCATAGCAACTTTCTTGCTTTATTTGCCATTTTAAAATACCATCAATTAGCTCAATATCACCTTCAGATATAGCTTTTCCCGGACAAGTCTTAACACATTTTTTACACACTTTGCAAAATTCTTTTATCCCAAATTCATCTCTTTTATCAGCTATTAAAGGCATATCTGTAGTTACTACCCCAAGGCGAACTCTAGGACCATATTCTTTTGTTATTAATAAACCCGACCTTCCTATTTCTCCTAAACCTGCATCTTCTGCAACTAATGGTAGTACAACTAAATAATTACCATCCATATGATTTCTTGCATCATAACCTAATTCTCTTATATAGTAGCTAAGCCACATTCCTATTATTGCAGCATTTATATATCCCTTCGTCACTTCAATGACTTCTTCACATTGTGGAGCCCTATTAATCATATCTTTATCCATTTCCACTGCAAAAACTATCCCATATTTATGAAATTTATCAATTTTTTCACCATAGTTTTCTGGATGTCTTCCTCTATAACTATAGTAATGATATTCTTTCATCTCAGTTATACCAACTAATTTTGCACTGAAATACTTTGCAAATTTCTTTAATTTTTTGCTCATTTCTTGAGGATGTATTTCAACTTTATTTTTATTAATTTCCCCTTCTACATATTTTCTTATATCAGATAAAAACTTAAAACCAGCATTTGCTACTGGAGAATGTAAAGGATGAAATGTAGCTGTACCTTCACCACAAATGTTTGGCAATTCTCTTATTTCGTCATCTATTTTCTTTTTTTCTGGATTTCTTTTATAATAATCATCATATTCCTTTGAACCTTTTTCATAGCTCATCCTAGCAAACATCGTATCTCTCTCATCAATTCTCTTCATACTTCATCACCCTTCTTAAACATTTTAATATTATTTTTTTATTATAACATCAGATATAAAATATAGCTCTAAAAGATTATCTTTTTACAAAATTTTATTAATTAATAGAACAAATAAAAAAGCAATGCATATAATTTGTATTAAACAAACCTTTTACAGAATAGAATCCGGTAGCATATTTATTTTCAGCTACTTCCGATTCTATTCAAAAAGCCGAGCAGTTTAATCATTTCATTGCTCGGCTTATATATTATTCCATTTTACTTATTTATATTTCCTTCTCTATCTACTTTTTTTATCTTTTGATAACTTTCTTTTATCATTTTTTAATCTCTTTTTTACTTCATTTTTAAACTCGGACTTTTTTTCTTTTTTAATTTCTTTCTTCTGTTTTATTTTCTTATCTTTCTCTCTAGCTTTTTCTTTATCATCTTTCTCATTGTGTTTTTCTATGATATTCTTCTCTTGCTTCTTATATTCTTTT belongs to Caminicella sporogenes DSM 14501 and includes:
- the carB gene encoding carbamoyl-phosphate synthase large subunit gives rise to the protein MPLIKNIRKILVIGSGPIIIGQAAEFDYSGTQACKVLKDEGLEVVLVNSNPATIMTDKEIADAVYIEPLTLKALEKIIDKERPDSIIAGMGGQNALNLTVELWNRGILQKYNINLLGTDINSIEKAEDREKFKQLMEKIGQPVIESQIVNSIDEAVKCSQKIGFPLVVRPAYTLGGSGGGIANNLEELKEIVSQGLKYSMVNQVLLEKSVKGWKEIEYEMIRDNKGNTITVCNMENIDPVGVHTGDSIVVAPSQTLSDKEYQMLRDASIKIVEALEIRGGCNVQFALDPKSFKYYVIEVNPRVSRSSALASKATGYPIAKVATKIAIGYNLDEIRNDVTGKTFACFEPTLDYCVVKIPKWPFDKFDMGDRILGTKMMATGEVMAIGNNFESALLKGIRSLEIGQYNLDKKYLKDLSLDELKEKAKLGDDERLFIVAELLRRNVKVEEICLLTGIDKFYIDKIKGIVDLEKSIRGKNINEIDKEKLLFLKKKGFSDKGIAKLTNSSPKDIYYLRKKYNINPVYKMVDTCGGEFEAVSPYYYSTYDYVDEVEVSSKKKIVVIGSGPIRIGQGIEFDYCCVHGVLALKEEDIESIIINNNPETVSTDFDTADKLYFEPLTEEDVLNVIEKEKPYGVILQYGGQTSIKLAKFLEEMGVNILGTTAENIDKSEDRKKFDKLLESLGIKRPKGKGVFSVEEGCRIAKELGYPVLIRPSYVLGGMGMEIVYNEWELEKYLISAFDRDNDNPVLIDKYLMGIEIEVDAICDGENILIPGIMEHLERTGVHSGDSISIYPAQNIDKEIEKIIFDYTFKIARALEIKGLVNIQYILQDKNLYVIEVNPRASRTVPYISKVTGIPMVKLATKIMIGKSLKDLGYKTRLWQSKKVIAVKVPVFSMEKLPNTEVALGPEMKSTGEVLGVANDLYTALYKGMIAAGINIPKNGRVLASIADAFKKEFLPLAKSLYELDFEIYATEGTKNFLKENGIEAVKVSKIGERGKGVLDIIEEGKVDLVVNIPTKGRNSRTDGFKIRRTAVERKVCCMTSIDTLSALINIIKRNISDFEVIDICKI
- a CDS encoding carbamoyl phosphate synthase small subunit, coding for MRGYLLFEDGTKFEGEIFGYQSESVGEVVFNTGMTGYQEILTDPSYYGQIVVMTYPLIGNYGVNSEDLQSSSPKVKGFIVREIYDDFSNWRGEENLKQYLVRNKIVGLKNIDTRALTKFIRERGSMAGKIVINRDYEKEDILQIKQFKNNKAVEKVTTKEIYNLKPKTYKVAVLDFGVKKNILNSLLKRNMELIIYPAFTPAEKILEDNPDGIFLSNGPGDPAELTEIIENIKKLIGKKPMFGICLGHQLISLALGFKTIKLKYGHRGTNHPVKDLVKNKIYITSQNHGYVVEESSLNEEVIITHVNLNDGSIEGLRHKTMPLFSVQFHPEASPGPHDTAYLFDEFKLMIQREEL
- a CDS encoding putative glycoside hydrolase — protein: MVKKGIAVFLIVLVFLSIALAGCSIKTTASIDGQEKDESVTVIDSEENKTEDEKAKDEKEQDDLEKNKQISEKSENIVYISASKLNVRAEGSKDAKIIGSVVKGLPVKVLDKLTNEAGEVTWYKIEFENEKFNNEGWISAKYTVADRMELLGEAYRDLDLSPQAKVEEYEGNPRVKVKGVYVTIHSASNSRLDKLIEMAKETDINAFVIDVKDDNGNVLFPTKTAEKFGTTANNKAPIKNIEAFMKKLKENNIYAIARIVSFKDPKYARAYPDKAITYKKSGKPFTNRDGIIWVSPHDRNLWEYNISIAKEAAEVGFNEIQFDYVRFPASNGGKMDKYLDYKNTLGESKPLTIQRYLKYAREELSPLKVYISADIYGLVGSVADDMGIGQYWEAISNIVDYVCPMMYPSHYGNGVYGLSVPDAYPYETIDRGIKDALMRNKNIETPAIIRPWIQDFTATWVKGHVKYGIKEVKAQIRALEDNGVSEFLLWNPANRYTEGALK
- a CDS encoding fumarylacetoacetate hydrolase family protein — its product is MYFATYKYKGIEEVGVVLKDKNTIIPMREIFKSLDKKTPATMLEFIDLADDELIDDIKNALGKNTYEEIEKEKVKICAPIPYPRRNLICLGKNYLDHAKETIGLPGGSDEIPKFPIYFSKIADPAIGDGDIIKKHSEITDKIDYEVELAVIIGRDGINIKREEAEKYIFGYTIVNDISARNIQRKHGQWFKGKSLDTFCPMGPYIAHKSIIDFPVELDIMCKINGEVRQSSNTKHFIFDIPYIISDLSKGMKLKAGDIIITGTPAGVGLGFKPFKFLKPGDVIECYIEKIGTLTNKIEE
- a CDS encoding MBL fold metallo-hydrolase RNA specificity domain-containing protein — its product is MKITFLGAANTVTGSNYLITTDKYKFLIDCGQFQGSKEIEKLNFKEFNFSPSEIDFLILTHAHLDHSGRIPKLVKEGFHNKIYCTRPTVDLCDILLKDSGHIHEMETELENKKRKKAGLEEISPLYTVEDAEISMQYFNPIPYDEIININRDIKLRLKDAGHLLGSAIIELWITENNTEKKLVFSGDLGTKDRPLLKNPNYITETDYLIIESTYGNRVHENASERISKLVNIILNTIKENGNVIIPSFAVGRTQEIIYELNKYNESQENSNIFSNIPIYIDSPLAISATEIFKEHINYLDEETRNYILRGKDPLDFKNLKFTHSIIESKKINVDSNPKIIISASGMCEAGRIKYHLKNNLWKENSSIIFVGYQAEGTLGREIQNGAKTVKIFDENINVNAKIYSIESFSGHADMNDLIKWIGHFNKMPKKTFIVHGEKDSTANLSNLIKENFKLDTIIPNLNESFEI